The proteins below come from a single Candidatus Hydrogenedentota bacterium genomic window:
- a CDS encoding dehydrogenase, whose product MAQVFNWQIGREMDYWYTGVRPGRQFGAVFDINKCIACQTCTVACKTTWTGGRGQEYMFWNNVESKPFGFYPIMWDVKLLEMLGPGAWREGVYEGRTIFESAPAKERVLGWKPTDYDYAHPNLGEDEASSPVDGGLMMEGKHAAWMFYLARICNHCTYPACLAACPRGAIYKRKEDGIVLVNQKNCRGYQECVKACPYKKTFYNAVEGVSQKCIACYPAVERGFQPQCFKACIGKIRMQGWAHPPERAEEDNPIDYLVHVRKLALPLLPQLGLEPNVYYIPPVHASDAFLAQMFGPAAKQAVQTYLEARNDKVLAGLLTLLGSTHRTVDYFKIEGDEAVALDAERSEFCRVPISEPVVTRNAYDEIAQVGRHNIT is encoded by the coding sequence ATGGCCCAAGTATTCAATTGGCAGATAGGCCGGGAAATGGACTACTGGTACACGGGGGTGCGTCCCGGCAGGCAGTTCGGCGCGGTCTTTGACATCAACAAGTGCATCGCGTGCCAGACCTGCACCGTGGCGTGCAAGACCACCTGGACCGGGGGCCGCGGCCAGGAGTACATGTTCTGGAACAACGTTGAAAGCAAGCCCTTCGGGTTCTATCCCATCATGTGGGACGTGAAACTGCTCGAGATGCTGGGGCCCGGCGCGTGGCGGGAGGGCGTGTACGAGGGGCGGACCATCTTCGAGTCAGCGCCGGCGAAGGAGCGGGTGCTGGGCTGGAAGCCCACCGACTATGACTATGCCCACCCGAACCTGGGCGAGGACGAGGCGAGCAGCCCGGTGGACGGCGGGCTCATGATGGAGGGGAAGCATGCGGCGTGGATGTTTTATCTGGCGAGAATCTGCAACCACTGCACCTATCCCGCCTGCCTTGCCGCATGCCCCCGCGGCGCCATTTACAAGCGGAAAGAGGACGGCATTGTCCTGGTGAACCAGAAAAACTGCCGCGGCTACCAGGAGTGCGTGAAGGCGTGCCCCTACAAAAAAACCTTCTACAACGCGGTCGAGGGGGTTTCCCAGAAATGCATCGCGTGCTATCCCGCCGTGGAGCGGGGGTTTCAGCCGCAGTGCTTCAAGGCGTGCATCGGCAAAATCCGAATGCAGGGCTGGGCGCATCCGCCGGAGCGGGCCGAAGAGGACAATCCGATAGATTACCTGGTGCATGTCAGGAAACTGGCGCTGCCCCTGCTGCCCCAGCTCGGCCTGGAGCCGAATGTCTACTACATCCCGCCCGTTCACGCCTCGGACGCGTTTCTGGCCCAGATGTTCGGCCCCGCCGCGAAACAGGCCGTCCAGACCTATCTTGAAGCCCGGAACGACAAAGTTCTGGCCGGTCTTCTCACCCTGCTCGGGTCAACACACCGGACGGTTGATTATTTCAAAATCGAGGGCGACGAGGCCGTGGCCCTGGACGCGGAACGGTCCGAATTCTGCCGGGTGCCCATCAGTGAGCCCGTGGTCACCCGGAACGCCTACGATGAAATCGCGCAGGTGGGCCGCCACAACATTACCTGA
- a CDS encoding molecular chaperone TorD family protein produces MDNIKDSPYAKLVGDAAAYRLFSLVFQPPHPDLPAQIAALGREVRGPVAELPKACGSMDMEEYHFILGPAGGCSPCESEYLGDKLGGKGSLMADVAGFYDAFSFPRDADTQERVDHIAVELSFMSFLLLKTAYAAHRGNAPGVNVCADAGVKFAKTHLLPWLNPFRERLDTVAPGSFYARAATVMCGCLPDGFGTGD; encoded by the coding sequence GTGGACAACATTAAAGACAGCCCGTACGCGAAACTGGTTGGGGACGCGGCGGCCTACCGCCTGTTTTCCCTTGTCTTTCAGCCGCCGCATCCGGACCTGCCCGCGCAGATTGCCGCGCTGGGCCGAGAGGTCCGGGGGCCCGTGGCGGAATTGCCGAAAGCATGCGGCAGCATGGATATGGAGGAGTATCACTTCATCCTCGGCCCGGCGGGCGGATGCTCCCCGTGCGAGTCGGAGTACCTCGGCGACAAGCTTGGGGGCAAGGGAAGCCTCATGGCGGATGTGGCGGGTTTTTATGACGCGTTTTCCTTTCCCCGCGACGCCGACACCCAGGAGAGGGTTGATCACATTGCGGTCGAGCTTTCCTTCATGAGTTTTCTCCTCCTCAAGACGGCCTATGCCGCGCACCGCGGCAACGCCCCCGGGGTGAACGTGTGCGCCGATGCGGGGGTCAAGTTCGCAAAGACCCATTTGCTGCCCTGGCTCAACCCCTTTCGGGAAAGGCTTGACACCGTGGCGCCCGGCTCGTTCTATGCGCGGGCGGCAACGGTGATGTGCGGCTGCCTGCCGGATGGATTCGGAACGGGTGACTGA